One genomic region from Harpia harpyja isolate bHarHar1 chromosome 1, bHarHar1 primary haplotype, whole genome shotgun sequence encodes:
- the LOC128149634 gene encoding microtubule nucleation factor SSNA1-like, translated as MTQQGAVLQGYNNELVKCIEDLCMQKEELNKQIQQAEEEKNKLQHEIQVLSEQLECVCENLAQKVASRNELDKILAETEAAYMKILDSSRTLLNVLKKEVGSLKHTPELKTNVT; from the coding sequence ATGACTCAGCAGGGCGCTGTTCTTCAGGGTTACAATAATGAACTAGTGAAATGCATTGAAGACTTATGTATGCAAAAAGAAGAGCTGAACAAACAAATCCagcaagcagaagaggaaaaaaataaactccaACATGAAATCCAAGTCCTGAGTGAACAACTGGAGTGTGTATGTGAAAACCTGGCCCAAAAGGTAGCTTCACGGAATGAGCTTGATAAGATTCTTGCTGAAACTGAAGCTGCTTACATGAAGATTTTGGATAGTTCTAGAACTTTACTTAATGTCCTGAAGAAGGAAGTGGGAAGCTTAAAGCATACGCCAGAGCTGAAAACCAATGTAACGTGA